The following coding sequences are from one Burkholderia stabilis window:
- a CDS encoding IS5-like element IS402 family transposase (programmed frameshift; IS402 and ISBcen20 are only about 92% identical at the nucleotide level, but their predicted transposase sequences are 99.6% identical. This BlastRule uses both transposase model sequences, but names based on similarity to IS402.) — MAKPIIDDELWTLIEPLLPPPKPRREKNPGRLPVSNRAALTGILFVLKTGLRWRDLPAEMGCGSGVTCWRRLRDWQAAGVWDRLHELLLAKLRAADQIDFSRAAVDSSSIRAVGAGPKTGPNPTDRARPGSKHHIVTDANGTPLAAILTGANVNDVTQLLPLIDAIPPIRGLRGHPLQRPRVVYADRGYDSERHRRALRDRGIEPVIAKRRTEHGSGLGKYRWVVERTHAWLHHFRRLRIRFERRADIHGAFLKLGCCLICWNTLRRADQSL; from the exons ATGGCCAAGCCGATCATCGACGATGAATTGTGGACACTGATCGAGCCGTTACTGCCGCCACCCAAGCCGCGGCGCGAGAAGAACCCGGGCCGCCTGCCTGTTTCGAATCGCGCCGCGCTGACCGGCATCCTGTTCGTTCTCAAGACCGGACTACGCTGGCGCGACCTGCCGGCCGAGATGGGATGCGGCTCGGGCGTGACATGTTGGCGCCGGCTGCGCGATTGGCAAGCAGCCGGTGTCTGGGATCGCTTGCACGAGCTACTGCTCGCAAAGCTGCGCGCAGCGGACCAGATCGACTTCTCACGAGCCGCCGTCGATTCATCATCGATTCGCGCCGTTGGGGCAGGCC CAAAAACTGGGCCAAACCCCACCGATCGCGCGCGACCCGGTTCCAAGCACCACATCGTCACCGACGCCAACGGTACGCCGCTCGCCGCGATCCTGACCGGCGCGAACGTCAACGACGTCACGCAATTGCTGCCGCTGATCGACGCGATTCCGCCGATCCGCGGATTGCGTGGCCACCCATTGCAGCGGCCGCGTGTGGTCTACGCGGATCGCGGTTACGACTCCGAGCGACATCGGCGCGCGTTGCGCGATCGCGGTATCGAGCCAGTGATCGCCAAGCGCCGTACCGAACATGGCAGCGGCCTTGGCAAATATCGCTGGGTCGTCGAACGCACGCATGCCTGGCTGCATCACTTCCGTCGTCTCCGTATTCGTTTCGAGCGCCGTGCAGACATTCACGGCGCGTTCCTCAAACTCGGTTGCTGTCTGATCTGCTGGAATACCCTTCGGCGGGCCGATCAGTCTTTATGA
- a CDS encoding flagellar motor protein, with the protein MDLLTLAGVVLGGAAIVFGFALEGGHFTMLFQFEALVIVLGGTLGAVMIQNTSARFFDAVKQLRLAFVRAREVDRKNLSDLLEWGDRAKLDGLLVFESMDVSGIHPFARRGLELLANGVSTAVLEDALQRELDAYERSRLAAARVWQQAGGYAPTFGILGSVLGLVQVTSHILEPAQLGPGIAVAFIATLYGLAFANLVFLPLYGKLRAQIDSELRFRKLYLDGLLAISRKESPHTIETRLTGDVRGRAAESLA; encoded by the coding sequence ATGGATCTGTTGACCCTGGCCGGCGTGGTGCTCGGCGGCGCGGCGATCGTGTTCGGTTTCGCGCTCGAAGGCGGGCATTTCACGATGCTGTTCCAGTTCGAGGCGCTCGTCATCGTGCTCGGCGGCACGCTCGGCGCGGTGATGATCCAGAACACCTCGGCGCGCTTCTTCGACGCGGTGAAGCAGTTGCGGCTCGCGTTCGTGCGGGCGCGCGAGGTCGATCGCAAGAACCTGTCCGACCTGCTCGAATGGGGCGACCGCGCGAAGCTCGACGGGCTGCTCGTGTTCGAATCGATGGACGTGAGCGGTATCCATCCGTTCGCGCGACGCGGGCTCGAACTGCTCGCGAACGGCGTGTCGACCGCCGTGCTCGAGGACGCCCTGCAGCGCGAACTCGATGCCTACGAGCGCAGCCGCCTGGCCGCCGCGCGCGTGTGGCAGCAGGCCGGCGGTTATGCGCCGACGTTCGGCATTCTCGGCTCGGTGCTCGGGCTCGTGCAGGTGACGAGCCACATTCTCGAACCGGCGCAGCTCGGGCCGGGCATCGCGGTCGCGTTCATCGCGACACTGTACGGGCTGGCGTTCGCGAACCTCGTGTTCCTGCCGCTGTACGGCAAGCTGCGCGCGCAGATCGACAGCGAGCTGCGGTTCCGCAAGCTGTATCTCGACGGATTGCTCGCGATTTCGCGCAAGGAGTCGCCGCATACGATCGAAACGCGCCTGACCGGCGACGTGCGCGGGCGCGCGGCGGAGTCGCTTGCGTGA
- a CDS encoding OmpA/MotB family protein — protein sequence MTARTDGASAADRDDDEAEGAQSGRWLISYADLITTLMVLFLALYVLQLAKYNALDARYQTLSRHAVGASGATAVASDRMPPWVALLDSLKANGRISLVKAPHGVEIGIDAKILFNVGDARLLPDSAPVLNQIAQALSAHVTGDILVEGHTDSVPIANAKYESNWELSSARAGSVVRYLTERGVAPHRLAAIGRADTQPLVAGDDAAARARNRRVTIFVAY from the coding sequence ATGACCGCTCGAACTGACGGCGCATCCGCTGCCGATCGCGACGACGACGAAGCCGAAGGCGCGCAGTCGGGCCGCTGGCTGATCTCGTACGCGGATCTCATCACGACGCTGATGGTGCTGTTTCTCGCGCTGTACGTGCTGCAGCTCGCGAAATACAACGCGCTCGACGCGCGCTACCAGACGCTCTCGCGACACGCAGTTGGCGCTTCAGGCGCGACTGCCGTCGCGTCCGATCGCATGCCGCCGTGGGTCGCGTTGCTCGATTCGTTGAAGGCGAACGGACGAATCTCGCTCGTCAAAGCGCCGCATGGCGTTGAGATCGGCATCGACGCGAAGATCCTGTTCAATGTCGGCGATGCGCGCTTGCTGCCCGACTCGGCCCCCGTGCTGAACCAGATCGCACAGGCGCTGAGCGCGCACGTGACCGGCGACATTCTCGTCGAAGGGCACACCGACAGCGTGCCGATCGCGAATGCGAAGTACGAATCGAACTGGGAGCTTTCGTCGGCGCGCGCGGGGAGTGTCGTGCGTTACCTGACCGAGCGCGGCGTCGCGCCGCATCGGCTCGCGGCGATCGGCCGGGCCGATACGCAGCCGCTCGTGGCAGGCGACGATGCCGCCGCGCGCGCGCGAAACCGGCGTGTCACGATCTTCGTCGCATACTGA
- a CDS encoding ATP-binding protein, producing MTQIAFQVDTSRVLEILSKQIYDSPYAMARENVQNAYDAVLMRANREQKSPSEYQIVITARPDQIEISDQGIGMTEKVLRENFWRAGSSGKNNDAARAAGVIGTFGIGAMANFGVCDRLQIDTRAMDQATGIRTFALKSQLSIGQDCISLENLDSSIEVGTKLTAQISPTSPINVQALRNYLAPFVRFLTVPVLLRDGFIKTDRPAEGYSSRSDSNRV from the coding sequence ATGACACAAATTGCATTCCAAGTCGATACGTCCCGTGTTTTGGAGATTCTTTCCAAGCAGATCTACGATTCTCCCTACGCGATGGCGCGAGAGAACGTGCAGAACGCGTACGACGCTGTTCTCATGCGTGCAAACCGAGAGCAAAAATCTCCTTCCGAGTATCAGATCGTTATCACAGCACGGCCCGACCAGATCGAGATCTCGGACCAAGGCATCGGTATGACCGAAAAAGTTCTACGAGAGAACTTCTGGCGCGCTGGATCTTCAGGGAAGAACAATGATGCCGCTCGCGCAGCAGGTGTCATCGGAACATTTGGCATCGGTGCAATGGCCAACTTCGGTGTCTGTGATCGTTTGCAGATCGATACTCGTGCGATGGATCAGGCCACAGGCATCCGTACCTTCGCCCTCAAGAGTCAGCTGTCCATCGGTCAGGATTGCATCTCGCTGGAAAATCTTGATTCGTCCATCGAAGTTGGGACGAAGCTCACCGCACAAATCAGCCCGACGTCACCTATCAACGTCCAGGCTTTGCGGAACTACCTAGCGCCGTTCGTTCGGTTCCTCACGGTTCCCGTATTGCTAAGAGACGGTTTCATAAAGACTGATCGGCCCGCCGAAGGGTATTCCAGCAGATCAGACAGCAACCGAGTTTGA
- a CDS encoding IS3 family transposase (programmed frameshift) yields MKKRFSEEQIIGFLKEAEAGLPVKELCRKHGFSDASFYTWRAKFGGMEVSEARRLKELEAENARLKKLLAEAMLDMEALKVVVKGKPLSPQARREAVAAIRQKVNVSERRACRLVGLSRSVLHYEAQPDHENEALKARLIELGHQRRRFGYRRLHALLAREGRHVNHKRVHRLYREAGLAVRRRRRRHGVMVEREQLALPSTPNEVWSLDFVMDALSNGRRLKCLTIVDDFTKEAVEIVVDHGISGRYVTRVLDRVARFRGYPKALRTDQGPEFTSRALDQWAYANGVTLKLIQAGKPTQNAYIESFNGKFRDECLNEHWFTTLAHARAVVSAWRRDYNEARPHSALNYQSPAEFAAKHPAPVGAPVLQEHV; encoded by the exons ATGAAGAAGCGCTTTTCGGAAGAACAGATCATCGGCTTCCTGAAGGAAGCGGAGGCGGGCCTGCCGGTGAAGGAGCTGTGCAGGAAGCATGGGTTCAGTGACGCCTCGTTCTACACGTGGCGCGCGAAGTTCGGCGGCATGGAGGTGTCGGAAGCCCGTCGGCTCAAGGAGCTGGAAGCCGAGAACGCGAGGCTGAAGAAGCTGCTGGCCGAGGCGATGCTCGATATGGAAGCCCTGAAGGTGGTCGTGAAGGGAAAGC CCCTGAGCCCGCAGGCCAGGCGCGAGGCGGTCGCGGCGATTCGGCAGAAGGTCAATGTCTCCGAGCGCCGTGCCTGCCGGCTTGTCGGGCTTTCGCGCAGCGTGCTGCATTATGAAGCGCAGCCGGACCACGAGAATGAGGCGCTCAAGGCGCGCCTCATCGAGCTGGGGCACCAGAGGCGGCGTTTCGGCTATCGGCGGCTACACGCGCTGCTGGCGCGCGAAGGAAGGCACGTAAACCACAAGCGCGTGCACCGGCTGTATCGCGAGGCCGGACTGGCCGTGCGGCGCCGGCGACGGCGCCACGGCGTGATGGTCGAGCGCGAGCAGCTGGCTTTGCCGAGTACGCCGAACGAGGTGTGGTCCCTCGATTTCGTGATGGACGCATTGTCCAACGGGCGTCGCCTGAAGTGCCTGACCATTGTCGACGACTTCACCAAGGAAGCGGTCGAGATCGTGGTGGACCACGGCATCTCGGGTCGGTATGTGACGCGCGTGCTGGACCGGGTGGCGCGCTTCAGGGGCTACCCGAAAGCGTTGCGCACGGACCAGGGACCCGAATTCACGAGCCGCGCGCTGGACCAGTGGGCCTACGCCAACGGCGTGACGTTGAAATTGATTCAGGCGGGCAAGCCGACGCAGAATGCGTACATCGAGTCGTTCAATGGCAAGTTTCGTGACGAGTGTCTGAACGAGCACTGGTTCACGACGCTCGCCCACGCCCGGGCCGTGGTGTCGGCATGGCGCCGGGACTACAACGAGGCACGGCCGCACAGCGCATTGAACTACCAGTCGCCGGCCGAATTCGCGGCGAAGCATCCGGCACCAGTAGGCGCTCCTGTCTTGCAGGAGCATGTTTGA
- a CDS encoding methyl-accepting chemotaxis protein: MHLWRKLSIQNKLILSMTSCLLVFVAISSGLSIRLIGNAVRDRVVREELPTAVNGIRADVQRQMAGPIAASRILARDAFLLQWEADGEPDAGTRNWIQLAKNVKDEQKAASVQWVSVKSGNYYNEAGLQRKVTDKDQWLTGFLSSGKAFDVNMDREVTLGGYMMFINSRVELDGVPIGAACMSLSVDALAKGIAAYRIGETGFAFLVRPDGAIMMHRDTALIDGKHFLKDQPGLPGDASSTLLAGKPYAYLSYNGDGGARFIATSFIPELNAYVVVEVPEAELLGPVTRAIRSAALVAAVVGLGVALIVIWLVGRAIAAPIRRAATLLSQIASGQGDLTRRMTVESEDEIGQLSDAFNRFVSSLSTLVHRIRAASASIATGSAQIASGNADLSERTEGQSSNLERTASSMEEITAVVRNNTETATTAAKMINGASDTAARGGQVVGEVVSTMEEISDASQRISEIIVMIDSISFQTNILALNAAVEAARAGEQGRGFAVVASEVRNLAQRSAQAAKEIKALIEHSAGTVNTGSRLVSEAGRVMSDVVSQVQGVSAMMSEIAEASLEQSAGIDQIGDAVQSLDQMTQQNAALVEESAAAAASLKQQAAELTKLVSAFKVDE, encoded by the coding sequence ATGCATCTCTGGCGCAAGCTTTCCATACAGAACAAGCTGATTCTCAGCATGACGAGTTGCCTGCTCGTGTTCGTCGCGATTTCGAGCGGCCTGAGCATCCGTCTGATCGGCAACGCGGTGCGCGATCGCGTCGTCCGCGAAGAGTTGCCGACCGCCGTGAACGGCATTCGCGCCGACGTGCAGCGGCAGATGGCCGGCCCGATCGCCGCGTCGCGCATTCTCGCGCGCGATGCGTTCCTGCTGCAATGGGAAGCCGACGGCGAACCCGACGCCGGCACGCGCAATTGGATCCAGCTCGCGAAGAACGTGAAGGACGAGCAGAAGGCGGCGTCCGTGCAGTGGGTGTCGGTGAAGAGCGGCAACTACTACAACGAAGCCGGCCTGCAGCGGAAGGTGACCGACAAGGATCAGTGGCTGACCGGCTTCCTGTCCTCCGGCAAGGCGTTCGACGTGAACATGGATCGCGAGGTCACGCTCGGCGGCTACATGATGTTCATCAACAGCCGCGTGGAACTCGACGGCGTGCCGATCGGCGCGGCCTGCATGAGCCTGTCCGTCGATGCGCTCGCGAAGGGCATCGCCGCTTACCGGATCGGCGAGACCGGGTTCGCCTTTCTCGTGCGTCCCGACGGCGCGATCATGATGCATCGGGATACCGCGCTGATCGACGGCAAGCATTTCCTGAAGGACCAGCCGGGGCTGCCGGGCGATGCGTCGTCGACGCTGCTGGCCGGCAAGCCGTATGCGTACCTGAGCTACAACGGCGACGGCGGCGCGCGGTTCATCGCGACGTCGTTCATTCCGGAGCTGAATGCGTATGTCGTCGTCGAGGTGCCGGAGGCGGAGCTGCTCGGGCCCGTGACGCGCGCGATCCGCAGCGCGGCGCTGGTCGCGGCGGTGGTTGGCCTCGGTGTCGCGCTGATCGTGATCTGGCTGGTCGGGCGCGCGATTGCCGCGCCGATCCGGCGCGCGGCGACGCTGCTGTCGCAGATCGCCAGCGGCCAGGGCGACCTGACGCGCCGCATGACGGTCGAGAGCGAGGACGAGATCGGGCAGTTGTCGGATGCGTTCAACCGGTTCGTGTCGTCGCTGTCGACGCTCGTTCACAGGATTCGCGCGGCTTCCGCGTCGATCGCGACTGGCTCGGCGCAGATTGCTTCGGGGAACGCGGATCTGAGCGAACGTACCGAAGGGCAGTCGAGCAACCTGGAGCGGACGGCTTCGTCGATGGAAGAGATCACGGCTGTGGTGCGCAACAACACCGAGACGGCGACGACGGCCGCGAAGATGATTAATGGTGCGTCGGATACGGCGGCGCGCGGCGGGCAGGTGGTGGGAGAGGTTGTGAGCACGATGGAGGAGATCAGCGACGCGTCACAGCGGATTTCCGAAATCATCGTGATGATCGACAGTATTTCGTTTCAGACGAATATTCTGGCGTTGAATGCTGCGGTGGAGGCGGCGCGGGCCGGGGAGCAGGGGCGCGGGTTTGCGGTGGTGGCTTCGGAGGTGCGGAATCTGGCGCAGCGGAGTGCGCAGGCGGCGAAGGAGATCAAGGCGCTGATCGAGCATAGCGCGGGGACGGTGAATACCGGGTCGCGGCTGGTCAGCGAGGCGGGGAGGGTGATGAGCGACGTCGTTTCGCAGGTGCAGGGTGTGAGCGCGATGATGAGCGAGATTGCCGAGGCTAGTCTGGAGCAGAGTGCCGGGATCGATCAGATCGGGGATGCGGTGCAGTCGCTGGATCAGATGACGCAGCAGAATGCGGCTTTGGTCGAGGAAAGCGCGGCGGCAGCGGCGAGTTTGAAGCAGCAGGCGGCGGAATTGACCAAGCTGGTGTCGGCTTTTAAGGTGGATGAGTAA
- a CDS encoding Crp/Fnr family transcriptional regulator codes for MNRQQSWTRTAAPGEIIYSEGFAGEPVIFLITDGKVELSTRCEDKRVIVATLGRGEFFGESALLAAEPRAHTAKALSFCQLTVVPAGMLDEEIERVSALLRHIVRTMIRRVKRKDDQLATYTHADFMPGVLSYAHVLALMAGADARDAGDAWARRPMQAHASEVSVPLAEVIRKCRAIAGHSRPHVLAMLRRMEKLNLVTIEAAQADLAGSASDYAASSDARQVVTFDAARVIDRAQQVADHDLDLSINSELELIELADLESLIGVEKTLLLNKLSHGEIAEEVFAFRKSKVLSYVEQKGVAYFSRRNARRGGDVQALADLVWVDQRTLFDVISAFDTYDLAKLIANLDDRAVADKLFSVMTEARRNEVSWVMRRELKLDPVEIEDIERRVLDAVRAAKAPVTGAASVPSATDA; via the coding sequence TTGAATCGTCAGCAATCGTGGACGCGTACGGCGGCGCCCGGAGAAATCATTTACTCCGAGGGTTTCGCGGGGGAGCCCGTCATCTTTCTGATTACCGACGGCAAGGTCGAGCTGTCCACGCGATGCGAGGACAAGCGCGTGATCGTCGCGACGCTCGGCCGCGGCGAGTTCTTCGGCGAATCGGCGTTGCTCGCCGCCGAGCCGCGCGCGCATACCGCGAAGGCGCTTTCATTCTGTCAGCTCACGGTCGTGCCGGCCGGCATGCTCGACGAGGAAATCGAGCGCGTGTCGGCGTTGCTGCGCCATATCGTGCGAACGATGATTCGGCGCGTGAAGCGCAAGGACGACCAGCTCGCGACCTACACGCATGCCGACTTCATGCCGGGCGTGCTGTCGTATGCGCACGTGCTCGCGCTGATGGCCGGCGCCGATGCGCGCGACGCCGGCGACGCGTGGGCGCGCCGGCCGATGCAGGCGCATGCATCGGAGGTGTCGGTGCCGCTCGCGGAAGTGATCCGCAAATGCCGCGCGATTGCCGGCCATTCGCGGCCGCACGTGCTCGCGATGCTGCGACGCATGGAGAAGCTCAACCTCGTCACGATCGAAGCCGCGCAGGCCGACCTTGCGGGTAGTGCGAGCGACTACGCGGCTTCGTCGGATGCGCGCCAGGTCGTGACGTTCGACGCCGCGCGCGTGATCGATCGCGCGCAACAGGTTGCCGATCACGATCTCGACCTGTCGATCAACAGCGAACTCGAGCTGATCGAGCTGGCCGATCTCGAATCGTTGATCGGCGTCGAGAAGACGCTGCTGCTCAACAAGCTGTCGCACGGCGAGATTGCCGAGGAAGTGTTCGCGTTCCGCAAATCGAAGGTGCTCAGTTACGTCGAGCAAAAGGGCGTCGCGTACTTCTCGCGGCGCAACGCGCGCCGCGGCGGCGACGTGCAGGCGCTGGCGGATCTCGTGTGGGTCGACCAGCGCACGCTGTTCGACGTCATCAGCGCATTCGATACGTACGATCTCGCGAAGCTGATCGCGAACCTCGACGATCGCGCGGTGGCCGACAAGCTGTTTTCCGTGATGACCGAGGCGCGGCGCAACGAGGTGTCGTGGGTGATGCGCCGCGAGCTCAAGCTCGATCCGGTCGAGATCGAGGACATCGAGCGGCGCGTGCTGGATGCCGTTCGTGCGGCCAAGGCGCCCGTAACGGGCGCTGCGTCAGTCCCGTCGGCAACGGATGCGTGA
- a CDS encoding metallophosphoesterase family protein, translating into MVTFLHISDLHRDSGSGLTTRSLLESLRLDRERYIAEGLPQPDIAIVSGDIVYGVTKDDSSSDAALRAQYDEAYSFLVDLSDLFFSGNRDRIVIVPGNHDISHPHVLRSTVPEDIPTDGVRRKLIARQLGEDESLWRWVWADFSLRRISDRNEYAERLKPFAIFYDSFYEGRRRFSLEPSQQLSLHDFPELGVVVAGLSSCCDNGLFNRCGRIHPDCIAGATRDVADLVRLGRISIAVWHHNLAGGPKDSDYVEAEFLQSLMDGGFALGFHGHQHRPQFIEHRFTADNEKAIAVISAGTLCGGPRTLPSGRMRAYNLVCVDTATGQCSLHVRDMKNSNFSSPVWGPANVPEFGGSSMSFELKISPNARRPVLMDVPPVQNGGDESGQAAQVAVNEKLALEAASEAVRLLRGGKAQPAIEIVLPYLSNPLARRVAVEALLELDKWEDIERLCSPPQSNAELIALMEAQYQLGHRPQLRALIESETVTMNQDAAVRQSVDQARARLGGGR; encoded by the coding sequence ATGGTTACCTTTCTACATATCTCCGATCTCCATCGTGACTCTGGCAGTGGGCTCACCACCCGCTCACTTCTCGAATCCCTTCGCCTTGATCGGGAGCGCTACATCGCCGAAGGTCTGCCCCAACCAGATATCGCAATCGTCAGCGGCGACATCGTCTACGGTGTAACAAAGGACGATTCGAGTAGCGATGCGGCGTTGAGGGCTCAGTATGACGAGGCGTATAGCTTTCTAGTTGACCTCTCCGATTTATTCTTCTCGGGCAACCGGGATCGCATCGTCATAGTGCCGGGCAACCACGACATCAGCCACCCTCATGTTCTTAGAAGCACAGTTCCGGAGGACATTCCGACAGACGGAGTCCGACGCAAACTGATTGCGAGGCAACTTGGAGAAGATGAGTCGCTTTGGAGGTGGGTCTGGGCTGACTTTTCTCTTCGTAGGATTTCGGATCGGAATGAATATGCGGAACGACTGAAGCCCTTCGCTATATTTTACGACTCGTTCTACGAGGGTCGCCGCAGGTTTTCGCTTGAACCGTCTCAACAACTCTCGTTGCACGACTTCCCTGAGCTGGGTGTTGTCGTAGCGGGACTGTCCAGCTGCTGCGACAACGGCCTTTTCAATCGGTGCGGCAGGATCCACCCTGATTGCATTGCCGGCGCGACTCGCGATGTCGCAGACTTAGTGCGGCTTGGACGTATTTCGATCGCCGTGTGGCATCACAACCTCGCCGGAGGCCCGAAAGATTCAGACTATGTCGAGGCTGAATTTTTGCAGAGCCTGATGGACGGAGGCTTCGCGCTGGGTTTTCACGGCCATCAGCATCGACCTCAGTTCATCGAGCACCGCTTCACTGCTGACAACGAGAAAGCAATTGCGGTGATCAGCGCAGGAACGTTATGCGGAGGTCCTCGTACACTCCCATCGGGCCGGATGCGGGCCTATAACCTTGTCTGTGTCGACACGGCAACGGGCCAATGCTCGCTGCACGTTCGAGACATGAAAAACTCTAATTTCAGCTCGCCTGTTTGGGGGCCAGCGAACGTTCCGGAGTTCGGAGGTTCATCGATGTCTTTCGAGTTGAAGATTTCACCAAATGCGAGGCGTCCAGTTCTCATGGATGTGCCGCCTGTCCAAAACGGCGGTGACGAGTCCGGTCAGGCAGCGCAGGTAGCGGTCAACGAAAAGCTCGCGCTTGAAGCGGCGAGTGAAGCAGTCCGGTTGTTAAGGGGCGGCAAGGCTCAGCCTGCGATTGAAATCGTTCTGCCATATCTATCGAACCCCCTCGCCCGCCGAGTCGCCGTAGAGGCGCTCCTTGAACTCGACAAGTGGGAAGACATTGAGCGGCTTTGCAGCCCTCCGCAGTCGAACGCTGAACTCATTGCATTGATGGAAGCGCAATATCAGCTTGGCCATCGACCACAGCTGCGTGCGCTGATCGAATCTGAAACCGTCACCATGAATCAAGATGCCGCTGTTCGACAAAGCGTTGATCAAGCCCGCGCACGACTGGGAGGAGGCCGCTAA